From Isachenkonia alkalipeptolytica, one genomic window encodes:
- a CDS encoding NUDIX hydrolase produces MKRQEETLKSERIYEGKVINLRVDTVELPDKKYSKREIVEHSGAVGIIGINDKGQVVLVKQYRKAVDEFLIEIPAGKMEPKEDPEACAKREFKEETGYEANDFNAVAQFYTSPGFSNEEIYLFEAKSLCKGTAEPDEDEYIEIIEISFETALEKISNGEIKDSKTILAILLAKETR; encoded by the coding sequence ATGAAGAGACAAGAAGAAACCTTAAAAAGCGAAAGAATCTATGAAGGGAAGGTCATTAATTTAAGAGTTGACACCGTCGAGCTTCCGGATAAAAAATATTCAAAGCGTGAAATTGTGGAGCATTCCGGAGCTGTAGGAATTATTGGAATCAATGACAAGGGGCAGGTTGTCTTAGTAAAACAGTATCGTAAGGCTGTGGACGAGTTTCTTATAGAAATTCCCGCCGGAAAAATGGAACCTAAGGAAGATCCTGAAGCCTGTGCAAAGCGAGAATTTAAAGAGGAAACAGGTTATGAGGCCAATGATTTTAATGCCGTAGCTCAATTCTACACAAGTCCGGGCTTTTCCAATGAAGAAATTTATCTATTTGAAGCGAAAAGCTTATGTAAAGGTACCGCTGAACCGGATGAAGATGAGTATATTGAGATTATTGAAATCTCTTTTGAAACCGCTCTTGAGAAAATTAGTAACGGAGAGATTAAGGACAGTAAAACAATTTTGGCTATTTTACTAGCTAAAGAAACCCGATAG
- the xerD gene encoding site-specific tyrosine recombinase XerD — MEHILQDYIMYLQEKNLAQNTIKSYERDLKKYYYFLKEQNIEEFSLTNHTTILSYLLKLQKDSKSSSSISRYIVSIRKFYDYLCKNQFLRQNPMDEISGPKAFKKIPEVLSLEEVNQLMMQPQLDTKKGIRDKAMLEILYATGIRVSELISLDIEDVDLEMEYIRCCNGNKDRTIPMGKHALEALKSYIIHERKDFLKNEEEKSLFLNYSGKRLSRQGFWKIIKGYTKTMNISKSITPHTLRHSFAIHLIDNGADLKSVQEMLGHSALATTQMYIDFKKNKIKDVYLKSHPRA; from the coding sequence ATGGAGCATATATTACAAGATTACATTATGTACTTACAGGAAAAAAACCTTGCTCAAAATACGATAAAGTCATATGAACGGGATTTGAAAAAATATTATTACTTTTTGAAAGAACAAAACATCGAAGAATTCAGTTTAACAAATCATACCACCATCCTTTCCTATTTGCTGAAGTTGCAAAAAGATAGTAAGTCCAGTTCTTCTATATCTCGATACATTGTTTCAATTCGAAAATTCTATGACTATTTATGCAAAAATCAGTTTCTTAGACAAAATCCTATGGACGAAATTAGTGGACCCAAAGCATTCAAAAAAATCCCTGAAGTACTTTCTTTGGAAGAGGTTAACCAATTAATGATGCAACCTCAATTAGACACTAAAAAAGGCATTCGCGACAAAGCCATGCTTGAAATTCTTTATGCTACCGGTATTCGAGTTTCCGAATTAATCTCTTTAGATATAGAAGATGTAGATTTAGAAATGGAGTATATCCGTTGTTGCAATGGAAATAAGGATCGTACGATCCCTATGGGCAAACATGCACTAGAGGCATTAAAATCCTACATAATCCACGAAAGAAAGGATTTCTTGAAAAACGAAGAGGAAAAATCATTGTTCCTGAATTATTCCGGTAAAAGATTGTCCCGACAAGGTTTTTGGAAGATTATCAAGGGATATACAAAGACGATGAACATCAGTAAGTCGATTACTCCCCATACCTTAAGACACTCTTTTGCCATTCATTTAATCGATAATGGGGCAGATCTCAAATCAGTACAGGAAATGCTTGGACATTCTGCCTTAGCAACGACCCAAATGTATATTGATTTTAAGAAAAATAAAATTAAAGATGTATATTTAAAAAGTCATCCGCGGGCTTAA
- the scpB gene encoding SMC-Scp complex subunit ScpB has product MQNYCAIIEAILFAWGDTLEIKELGKILELNEKDTKEIINELQEEYKMGNRGIELIKIGTTLQLTTKESAYPYIKKLLPGDQRRSLSRATIETLAIIVYKQPITKSQIEKIRGVKCDKPLSNLIQENLIYEKERLNTIGRPIIYATTEFFLKKFGFENLQDLPDLSSFEEGLYSSKEMK; this is encoded by the coding sequence ATGCAGAATTATTGTGCCATCATCGAAGCGATTCTCTTCGCATGGGGTGATACCTTAGAAATAAAAGAGCTCGGAAAGATTTTAGAGTTAAATGAGAAAGATACGAAAGAGATTATCAATGAATTACAAGAGGAATATAAAATGGGAAACCGGGGCATTGAGCTTATTAAAATCGGGACTACACTTCAATTAACAACTAAAGAATCGGCTTATCCCTATATCAAAAAATTACTTCCCGGGGACCAAAGACGCTCTTTATCCAGAGCCACCATCGAGACATTAGCCATAATCGTCTATAAACAGCCCATCACGAAAAGTCAGATAGAGAAAATACGGGGCGTAAAATGTGATAAACCCCTTTCAAATCTAATTCAAGAAAATTTGATCTATGAAAAAGAAAGGTTAAACACTATTGGACGACCCATTATTTATGCTACTACGGAGTTTTTCTTAAAAAAATTCGGGTTTGAAAACCTTCAAGATTTACCGGATCTTTCAAGTTTTGAAGAAGGTTTATATTCTAGTAAAGAAATGAAGTAA
- a CDS encoding phosphopentomutase translates to MVNRIVLLILDSVGIGALPDAKNFNSEGANTLGNLFEVHPDINLNHFLELGLGNIEGIDYLPEKKDPQAAYGRAMEYSNGKDTTTGHWEIAGIHLDEPFKTYPNGFPKEIMDEFEKRTGKKGIGNKPASGTKIIEELGEEHLRTKNPIVYTSADSVFQIAAHEEVIPIKELYEMCEIARDIMTGKHAVARIIARPFIGSLGSFERTANRRDLSLSPQEKTILDYTLDGGYDVIGIGKIDDIYNGQGISKKITSKSNLQGIDKTIEAIKENTQGIIFTNLVDFDSKFGHRRDTKGYKEALEEVNKHLPDLLNTLKETDVLIITADHGNDPTYQGTDHTREYVPLLIYGQTIKQGTDLGTRKSFSDIAATISDLLKIEKPKNGKSFADNILK, encoded by the coding sequence TTGGTTAATCGAATCGTTTTACTCATATTAGACAGTGTTGGAATTGGAGCACTTCCCGATGCAAAGAATTTCAACAGTGAAGGCGCTAATACCCTAGGAAATCTTTTTGAAGTTCACCCCGACATTAATTTAAATCATTTTTTAGAATTAGGTCTTGGGAATATAGAGGGTATTGATTATCTCCCGGAAAAAAAAGATCCCCAAGCCGCCTATGGCCGTGCAATGGAATATTCCAACGGCAAAGATACCACTACGGGTCATTGGGAAATCGCAGGAATTCACTTGGATGAACCTTTCAAAACCTATCCTAATGGATTTCCCAAGGAAATAATGGATGAGTTTGAAAAACGCACCGGTAAAAAAGGAATTGGAAACAAGCCGGCTTCAGGAACAAAGATCATCGAAGAGCTCGGTGAGGAACATCTTAGAACAAAAAATCCGATTGTCTATACTTCCGCGGACAGTGTTTTTCAAATCGCCGCTCATGAAGAAGTAATTCCCATCAAAGAACTTTACGAAATGTGTGAAATAGCAAGAGATATTATGACAGGTAAACATGCTGTAGCTAGAATTATTGCGAGACCCTTTATCGGAAGTTTAGGCTCCTTTGAACGAACAGCAAACCGAAGGGATCTTTCCTTATCCCCCCAAGAGAAAACAATCTTGGATTACACTTTAGATGGAGGATACGATGTAATAGGTATAGGGAAAATCGATGACATTTATAACGGTCAAGGCATTAGTAAGAAAATAACTTCCAAAAGTAATCTACAGGGAATCGATAAAACGATCGAAGCCATTAAAGAAAATACGCAAGGAATCATTTTTACAAATCTTGTGGATTTTGATTCGAAATTTGGTCATCGGAGAGATACCAAGGGTTATAAAGAAGCTCTTGAAGAGGTAAACAAACACTTGCCGGATTTGTTAAACACTTTAAAAGAAACGGACGTACTTATAATTACGGCTGATCATGGGAATGATCCAACTTATCAAGGAACCGATCATACAAGAGAATACGTTCCACTACTGATTTACGGGCAGACTATAAAACAAGGAACAGATCTAGGGACTAGAAAATCATTTTCCGATATTGCGGCGACTATTTCTGACTTGCTTAAAATAGAAAAACCCAAGAATGGTAAAAGCTTTGCAGATAATATACTGAAGTAG
- a CDS encoding pyrimidine-nucleoside phosphorylase, giving the protein MEMIDILYKKRNGEELSKEEIKYFVEGYNNERIPDYQMSALLMAIYFKGMNKAETVNLTNAIINSGETIDLSMIKGLKVDKHSTGGVGDKTTIALGALVAANNVPVAKLSGRGLGHTGGTIDKLEAIQGFSADLTIKKFADQVNSIKFSLGGQTKDLAPADKKLYALRDVTATIDNISLIASSVMSKKLASGADRIVLDVKTGSGAFMKDIDQAFELGRAMVDIGNGVGKNTVAVVTDMEQPLGNTIGNGIEVREAIELLQGEGSKDLLELCHYLGSYMLLLAEKVGSLDEGMEKIQEVIDNGKALDVFKSFVQSQGGDIKFIEQPELLHQTQDIYEYKALSEGYIHRLDAELLGKSALTLGAGRLDKSTKIDHKVGLQLEKKIGDYVNKGETVITVFYNDKDKLDGALELLQESVYISDAEKKPRKIIHGVVTENEEKRL; this is encoded by the coding sequence ATGGAAATGATCGATATACTTTACAAAAAGAGAAACGGTGAAGAGTTAAGCAAGGAAGAAATTAAATACTTTGTAGAGGGTTATAACAACGAACGGATCCCCGACTATCAAATGAGTGCTCTATTAATGGCTATCTATTTTAAAGGAATGAACAAAGCGGAAACCGTAAACTTAACCAATGCAATCATTAACTCCGGAGAGACCATTGATCTGTCTATGATCAAAGGGCTTAAAGTGGATAAGCATAGCACCGGCGGGGTAGGGGATAAAACCACGATTGCTCTAGGGGCCTTAGTTGCCGCAAACAATGTTCCTGTGGCCAAACTTTCAGGCCGAGGGCTAGGACATACCGGGGGGACAATTGATAAACTTGAAGCGATACAAGGGTTTTCGGCGGATTTAACAATAAAAAAATTTGCTGACCAAGTAAATAGTATTAAGTTCTCCTTAGGAGGGCAGACGAAAGATTTGGCCCCGGCAGACAAAAAACTTTACGCCCTTCGAGATGTAACTGCCACCATTGATAACATCTCGCTGATCGCCAGCAGCGTAATGAGTAAAAAACTGGCTTCTGGAGCTGATCGCATCGTATTAGATGTAAAAACCGGAAGTGGCGCTTTCATGAAAGATATTGACCAGGCCTTTGAACTTGGTAGAGCTATGGTGGACATTGGTAATGGTGTAGGTAAAAACACGGTGGCTGTTGTAACGGACATGGAACAACCCTTAGGCAATACCATTGGTAACGGTATCGAAGTCCGTGAAGCCATTGAGTTGCTTCAGGGAGAAGGTTCAAAGGATCTATTAGAGCTTTGTCACTATCTAGGAAGTTATATGTTATTGCTTGCAGAAAAAGTTGGAAGTTTAGATGAGGGAATGGAAAAAATACAAGAAGTTATCGATAATGGGAAAGCCTTAGATGTTTTTAAGTCCTTTGTACAAAGTCAAGGAGGCGACATAAAGTTCATAGAACAACCGGAATTACTCCATCAAACTCAAGATATATACGAGTATAAAGCTTTGTCAGAAGGTTATATCCACCGATTGGATGCAGAGTTATTAGGAAAATCCGCCTTAACCCTTGGAGCCGGTCGTTTAGATAAATCTACAAAAATCGACCACAAAGTTGGATTACAACTTGAAAAGAAAATTGGGGACTATGTAAACAAAGGTGAAACAGTAATAACTGTTTTTTACAATGATAAAGATAAACTTGATGGAGCCCTTGAACTATTACAAGAATCCGTGTATATATCCGATGCAGAAAAAAAACCTCGAAAAATCATACACGGTGTTGTAACAGAAAATGAGGAAAAGAGGCTATAA
- a CDS encoding segregation and condensation protein A, which yields MESNKTMTSYEVNLETFQGPMDVLMHLIENQKVEIYDIPIVKITDQYLLYLSQMKECDLDVTGDFLVMAATLIDIKSKMLLPTTHTSEEEEEDPRTDLVERLIEYKKFKGAAKTLKERENTLEIRFFKTRDDLSFLEVPVEKDEDFSHITATDLMNAWEKLMVKKNTEKSKTNPFDSVQKDPVTVEEKVQELVKRLEKESQILFEKAFEYSMDKIHLITTFLAILELAKNRIIFINQNQKTCSIVLRLREKAITL from the coding sequence ATGGAAAGCAATAAAACAATGACCTCCTATGAAGTCAACTTAGAAACTTTTCAGGGTCCTATGGATGTTTTAATGCATTTAATTGAAAATCAGAAGGTGGAAATCTACGACATTCCTATTGTGAAAATCACTGATCAATACCTCTTGTATTTGTCACAAATGAAAGAATGCGATTTAGATGTCACCGGAGACTTTTTGGTGATGGCGGCTACACTGATTGATATTAAATCAAAGATGCTACTTCCAACAACTCATACATCAGAAGAAGAGGAGGAAGACCCAAGAACCGATCTTGTGGAACGTTTGATTGAGTATAAAAAATTCAAAGGAGCTGCTAAAACTTTAAAAGAACGTGAAAATACATTAGAAATCCGTTTTTTTAAAACCCGTGATGATTTAAGTTTTCTCGAAGTTCCTGTCGAGAAGGACGAAGACTTTAGTCATATTACGGCTACGGACTTAATGAATGCTTGGGAAAAATTGATGGTCAAAAAGAATACAGAAAAAAGCAAGACCAACCCCTTTGACTCGGTTCAAAAAGATCCTGTGACCGTGGAGGAAAAAGTACAAGAATTAGTAAAGCGTTTAGAAAAGGAATCTCAAATTCTCTTTGAAAAAGCATTTGAATACTCTATGGATAAAATTCACCTGATCACTACTTTTCTAGCAATACTGGAATTAGCAAAAAACCGTATCATCTTTATAAATCAAAACCAAAAGACCTGTAGTATTGTTTTACGCCTTCGAGAAAAAGCGATAACTCTATAA
- the spo0A gene encoding sporulation transcription factor Spo0A: MHKNKITVAIADDNEEFCNILEEFLDKQEDIEVIGIANDGLEALKLLETEKPKVLILDIIMPHLDGLGVLEEINQKKEKPYTIMLSAVGQDKVTKKAIQLGADYYIIKPFDFEFFLKRIRESKEELLSYENPKQSMNLTQEEIKNIEKMASELIHTLGVPAHIKGYSYLKEAIIMVAKKPEYLNAVTKELYPGLARQFDTTPSRVERAIRHSIEVTWNQGESEKIKEFLEHLPKFKKNNKKPTNSEFIAVLADKIRSQR; the protein is encoded by the coding sequence TTGCATAAAAACAAGATAACTGTTGCTATTGCAGATGATAATGAAGAATTTTGCAACATTTTAGAAGAGTTTTTAGATAAACAGGAAGACATTGAGGTCATAGGTATAGCTAACGATGGATTAGAGGCTTTAAAACTTTTAGAAACGGAAAAACCCAAAGTCCTGATACTTGATATTATAATGCCCCATTTAGATGGATTGGGTGTTTTAGAAGAAATCAATCAAAAAAAAGAAAAACCCTATACTATTATGCTATCTGCCGTAGGACAGGATAAAGTCACAAAAAAAGCCATACAGCTTGGGGCGGATTATTATATTATAAAGCCTTTCGACTTCGAGTTTTTCTTAAAAAGAATCAGAGAATCGAAAGAAGAATTACTTTCATACGAAAATCCCAAGCAGTCCATGAACCTCACTCAGGAAGAGATTAAAAACATTGAAAAGATGGCATCGGAGTTGATCCACACTCTTGGTGTTCCGGCTCATATTAAAGGCTATTCCTATTTAAAAGAAGCAATTATCATGGTAGCAAAAAAACCGGAATACTTGAACGCAGTCACGAAGGAACTTTACCCGGGCCTGGCAAGACAGTTTGATACAACTCCAAGTCGTGTAGAACGGGCCATTCGCCACTCTATTGAAGTAACATGGAATCAAGGAGAATCAGAAAAAATTAAAGAGTTTTTAGAACATTTGCCAAAATTCAAAAAAAACAACAAGAAGCCTACCAACTCGGAATTTATTGCAGTTCTCGCTGATAAAATTCGATCACAGCGATAA
- a CDS encoding CBS domain-containing protein — MTIKLITSHENLDFDGLSSMIASKILHPEGFLVYSGKLDKEIKSFINLYKYSLQIYSYSEINLEAVDSLIIVDTNSKNRVGPFKKLLNKDLDITIYDHHKPTQESIAASKMVIKYYGSCTTILLKKIIKQNIEITPFQATLFLLGIYADTNCLTFKNTTHHDAEVVAYLFRKQADLDIVNEYLYEFTNETQDKLLMTLLTNLERVEVKKYHVYFAFSEHDEYINGLSNIASKITHIKNTDALFIISKMEEKTYVIGRSLEDDINVAEILEAFDGGGHRRAGSASVKNMPAREIREKILKLLREKITPQVKAKDIMSYPVKTLLEDMTVEKANRIMLRYGHTGMPVVKNDRLIGIISRTDLDKAMIHDLSHAPIKGFMKQKVVTITPSTSINEINELLSKHNIGRLPVMEGEKIVGIVTRTNLLQQIHGDSIPRWYKSNYDQSYDFLDVREKIHHLPQDMVSLIEVVKKVAKEENTKVFIVGGFVRDLLLNRKNFDLDFVVEGDAIKLAEKVNKRLQGRLVTHKKFQTAVVKLPQQPHIDFVSARREYYEYPAALPKVEKSTIWNDLFRRDFTINCMAIELNGEKEYQLIDYFSGLDDLSDGLIRALYNLSFIEDPTRIFRAIRFASRLGFSIEEETKKFILQAVNDHMINKLSQDRIREEIHGIFKDENLINSLALMKELNIFKSLNQGQDISMKEIQKIENIPNTLEVFNTIKREDIRYADIIVQQLLSGIPMELIPKIINNYVSYRQSYHGIIEGLRKKNRVYSILWSENVDLYEVYALLEFATDEMLIFYYNDCENNDIRHYLLYYKLKLQSINTIITGQDLLTLGITPGPLFKRILKEVLKAKVQGYIYTKEDEMAYAKKLYKNYLEMS; from the coding sequence GTGACAATTAAGCTAATAACCAGTCATGAGAATTTAGATTTTGACGGCCTTTCCAGTATGATTGCCAGTAAAATTCTGCATCCGGAAGGTTTCTTGGTGTATTCCGGGAAACTAGATAAAGAAATTAAGAGCTTTATAAACCTTTACAAATATTCCCTGCAAATTTATAGCTACAGCGAAATCAACCTTGAAGCCGTTGATTCATTAATTATCGTCGATACAAACTCTAAAAATCGGGTAGGACCGTTTAAAAAACTATTAAATAAAGATTTAGATATCACGATATATGACCACCATAAGCCGACGCAAGAGAGTATCGCTGCATCGAAAATGGTCATCAAATACTATGGCTCATGTACCACGATTTTATTAAAAAAGATTATTAAGCAAAATATTGAAATCACTCCTTTTCAGGCAACGCTTTTTTTATTGGGTATCTACGCAGACACTAATTGTTTGACTTTTAAAAACACAACTCACCATGATGCAGAAGTGGTTGCTTACCTATTTCGAAAGCAGGCAGATTTAGATATTGTTAACGAGTACTTATATGAGTTTACCAATGAAACCCAGGATAAACTGCTCATGACCCTCTTGACAAACTTAGAACGGGTGGAAGTGAAAAAATATCACGTGTATTTTGCTTTTTCAGAACACGATGAATATATAAATGGCTTAAGTAATATCGCCAGCAAGATCACTCATATTAAAAATACCGATGCACTGTTTATCATATCAAAAATGGAAGAGAAAACCTATGTTATTGGACGAAGTCTAGAGGATGATATTAATGTAGCTGAGATTTTAGAAGCCTTTGATGGCGGTGGTCATCGTAGGGCAGGTTCTGCTTCGGTGAAAAATATGCCTGCTAGGGAAATAAGGGAAAAAATCCTCAAATTATTAAGGGAAAAAATCACTCCTCAAGTCAAAGCAAAAGATATTATGAGTTATCCGGTAAAAACTTTACTCGAAGATATGACAGTGGAAAAAGCTAATCGCATAATGCTTAGATATGGTCATACAGGTATGCCGGTTGTAAAGAATGATCGACTGATTGGAATTATCTCCAGGACTGATTTAGATAAAGCGATGATCCATGACCTTTCCCATGCACCGATTAAAGGTTTTATGAAACAAAAAGTGGTGACCATTACTCCTAGTACCAGCATCAACGAGATTAATGAGCTTCTCTCTAAACATAACATCGGTCGTCTACCGGTAATGGAAGGAGAAAAAATCGTAGGCATTGTCACAAGGACCAATCTTTTGCAACAAATCCACGGAGATTCCATCCCCCGATGGTATAAGTCCAATTATGACCAATCCTATGATTTCTTAGATGTTCGAGAAAAAATCCATCACCTGCCCCAAGATATGGTCTCCCTTATAGAAGTGGTTAAAAAGGTTGCAAAAGAAGAAAACACAAAGGTATTTATCGTCGGTGGATTTGTAAGGGATCTTTTATTAAATCGGAAAAATTTTGATTTGGATTTTGTTGTAGAAGGGGATGCGATTAAACTTGCTGAAAAAGTCAACAAACGTCTGCAAGGGCGTCTGGTCACGCATAAGAAGTTTCAAACCGCTGTTGTAAAGCTGCCACAACAACCCCATATTGATTTTGTTTCTGCAAGAAGGGAATACTATGAATACCCTGCAGCCCTACCGAAAGTTGAAAAATCAACTATATGGAATGATTTATTCCGAAGAGACTTTACCATCAACTGTATGGCTATAGAACTTAATGGGGAAAAGGAGTACCAGTTAATCGATTATTTTAGTGGCTTAGATGACCTCTCTGATGGTTTGATACGCGCTCTTTATAACTTAAGCTTTATTGAAGATCCCACAAGAATTTTCAGAGCGATCCGATTTGCTTCAAGACTAGGCTTTTCCATTGAAGAGGAGACGAAAAAATTCATTTTACAAGCTGTAAATGATCATATGATCAACAAGCTTAGCCAGGATCGAATTAGAGAGGAGATTCATGGGATTTTCAAGGATGAAAATCTCATCAACAGCCTAGCGTTGATGAAGGAACTAAATATTTTTAAAAGTTTGAATCAGGGACAGGACATTTCCATGAAGGAAATTCAAAAGATCGAAAATATTCCTAATACCTTAGAAGTCTTTAATACAATTAAACGGGAGGATATCCGTTATGCTGATATTATTGTACAGCAACTGCTAAGCGGTATTCCTATGGAGTTGATACCCAAAATTATTAATAACTATGTCAGCTATCGCCAGTCTTACCATGGAATTATCGAGGGTTTACGTAAAAAAAACAGAGTATACTCCATCTTGTGGTCTGAGAATGTGGACCTTTATGAGGTGTATGCTTTGTTAGAGTTTGCCACAGATGAAATGCTTATTTTTTATTATAATGATTGTGAAAACAATGATATAAGACACTATTTGCTATACTATAAATTAAAACTGCAATCCATTAACACTATAATCACCGGTCAGGATCTTTTAACCCTGGGTATAACACCCGGACCTTTATTCAAACGAATTTTAAAAGAAGTATTAAAAGCAAAGGTTCAAGGCTATATTTACACAAAAGAAGATGAAATGGCTTATGCAAAAAAACTGTACAAAAATTATTTGGAAATGAGTTGA
- a CDS encoding pseudouridine synthase — MRLQKYLAHCGVASRRKSEKLIEEGLVTVNGKVIKEMGYIVTVGVDQVACNGEAVTLEEQSIYIMLNKPEGVITSSDDQFNRKTVLDFVSTDYRVYPVGRLDYDTSGLILLTNDGEFANLMTHPKYKVSKTYHALVKGVPKEEGIKAFEKGILIDGSYTQPASLKILNCNDNSLLEITITEGRNRQVRKMCDAISHPIVKLKRVAIGNIVLGTLQEGDWRYLKEEESEALKSKPTCK, encoded by the coding sequence GTGAGGTTACAAAAGTATTTAGCCCATTGCGGTGTTGCATCAAGAAGAAAGAGTGAAAAATTAATCGAAGAAGGCTTAGTGACTGTGAACGGAAAAGTTATTAAGGAAATGGGTTACATAGTTACCGTTGGTGTTGATCAAGTTGCCTGTAATGGGGAAGCTGTGACTCTAGAAGAACAATCTATATATATTATGCTTAATAAGCCGGAAGGGGTGATCACCTCCTCCGATGATCAGTTTAACCGGAAGACGGTTTTGGATTTTGTGTCTACAGATTATCGTGTTTACCCCGTAGGAAGATTGGATTATGATACATCGGGGTTGATTTTACTGACTAATGATGGGGAATTCGCCAATCTTATGACTCACCCAAAGTATAAAGTATCTAAAACCTATCACGCTTTAGTAAAGGGAGTTCCCAAGGAAGAAGGTATTAAAGCTTTTGAAAAGGGAATACTTATTGATGGATCCTACACACAGCCAGCTTCATTGAAAATTCTTAATTGCAATGACAATAGTTTGCTGGAAATTACCATCACCGAGGGAAGAAATCGTCAAGTTCGTAAAATGTGTGATGCCATCAGCCATCCGATAGTTAAACTAAAGCGAGTGGCCATTGGTAATATTGTATTAGGAACTTTACAAGAAGGAGACTGGCGTTACCTTAAAGAAGAAGAAAGTGAAGCACTGAAAAGTAAACCAACTTGCAAGTAA